A stretch of the Uranotaenia lowii strain MFRU-FL chromosome 3, ASM2978415v1, whole genome shotgun sequence genome encodes the following:
- the LOC129756808 gene encoding keratin, type I cytoskeletal 9-like, with amino-acid sequence MRNLLRYTILIALVAFGTSSVVPLRRQVRNVGGGSSSGSTAGSQSSSGGAGGHSGSSANAGSQSFGFMPHGFPQQGQQFGHMPQFNFGQLPQFGQFPAGGFVGSGSSSSSSSFSQSGHGESKSGSEAGSQSFSGGHGGHSGSGSSAGSQSFSADGHHGGHGGSQSGSQAGSQSFTGGQEHGSHGAVGSSSGAGSQSESSGGHGGHGGGSSSGSQAGSQSSTQGGHHGGHGGGSSSGAQAGSQSTSQGGHGGGHGGGGHGGHGAAPHGSQGPHKTEYSQQGDGFGVRVSTDESSDGNTKKTESEAWVWQN; translated from the exons ATGAGAAATCTATTACGTTACACCATTCTGATTGCACTTGTTGCATTCGGAACATCAAGTGTGG TTCCCCTAAGGCGGCAAGTAAGAAATGTTGGAGGCGGAAGTAGTAGTGGATCGACGGCCGGATCACAATCTTCCAGTGGCGGTGCTGGCGGACACAGCGGAAGTTCGGCCAATGCTGGATCACAATCGTTCGGTTTTATGCCACATGGATTCCCGCAGCAGGGACAGCAGTTCGGTCACATGCCACAGTTCAACTTTGGCCAGCTGCCTCAGTTTGGACAGTTCCCGGCCGGAGGATTCGTAGGCAGTGGAAGCAGTTCCTCGTCTAGTTCGTTCTCTCAGAGTGGTCACGGTGAATCGAAATCTGGCTCTGAGGCTGGTTCACAATCTTTCTCCGGCGGCCACGGAGGACACAGCGGTTCGGGATCTAGCGCTGGCTCGCAGTCCTTCTCCGCAGACGGTCATCACGGAGGCCATGGAGGCAGTCAATCAGGTTCCCAGGCTGGATCCCAATCGTTCACTGGTGGCCAGGAACATGGTAGTCATGGAGCAGTGGGTTCTTCTAGCGGTGCTGGATCTCAATCCGAATCTTCCGGAGGACACGGAGGTCACGGAGGTGGATCGTCGAGTGGCTCCCAAGCGGGTTCTCAATCTTCGACCCAGGGTGGACACCATGGAGGTCACGGAGGTGGATCGTCAAGTGGCGCTCAGGCCGGTTCGCAGTCCACTAGTCAAGGTGGTCATGGAGGTGGACATGGAGGTGGTGGACATGGTGGACACGGAGCCGCTCCTCACGGTTCCCAGGGACCTCACAAAACGGAATACAGCCAACAGGGTGACGGTTTCGGAGTTCGCGTCAGCACTGATGAATCGTCCGACGGTAACACAAAGAAGACTGAATCTGAGGCTTGGGTTTGGCAAAACTAA
- the LOC129754551 gene encoding uncharacterized protein K02A2.6-like, translated as MYGERLVIPTRLQPKVLQLLHKGHPGIERMRSVARNYVYWPGIDDQIAQRVKACVECSKAAKFNIKTNLQSWSAPERPWQRIHADFAGPVDGNFFLIVVDSYSKWPEVIPTKRISTAATLNMFREIFARHGMPETLVTDNGTQFTSECFERYCESNGILHLRTPPYHPQSNGLAERFVDTFKRGMKKITTGGEALREAIDTFLLCYRSTPCRSAPSGKSSAELLVGRKLRTALDLLKPSAPPTQSNHSAQEAQFNRKHGTKSINYDAGDLVWAKQHRNNAWTWEAGRVIERVGHVLYNVWLTDGQNLVRSHCNQLRKRNSPDQPDQQQSSDSVRLPLDILLGSCGMNRAETESTTPAPEKGSFPGIIQPTGIGSLSAVQPPGVRRRRSTIPQNATTQPEQVQPRLSSRVRRAPVRYAPYQFY; from the coding sequence ATGTACGGAGAGCGTCTAGTGATTCCAACCAGGCTGCAACCTAAAGTGCTTCAGCTGCTACACAAGGGGCACCCTGGCATCGAGCGAATGAGGTCAGTCGCCAGAAACTATGTTTATTGGCCAGGGATCGACGATCAAATAGCACAACGAGTCAAGGCTTGCGTCGAGTGCTCTAAAGCAGCAAAATTCAACATCAAAACGAATCTGCAAAGTTGGTCAGCACCTGAGCGACCGTGGCAGCGCATTCATGCTGACTTTGCTGGCCCCGTCGATGGAAATTTTTTCTTGATCGTGGTAGATTCGTACAGCAAGTGGCCCGAGGTTATCCCGACGAAACGAATCTCTACCGCAGCGACACTCAACATGTTCCGAGAAATCTTCGCCCGGCACGGTATGCCGGAAACACTAGTGACCGACAACGGAACCCAGTTTACTAGTGAATGCTTCGAACGCTACTGTGAGTCCAACGGCATTTTGCATCTGCGCACTCCACCATACCACCCACAGTCGAATGGGCTCGCCGAACGGTTCGTCGATACATTCAAGCGAGGAATGAAGAAAATAACAACGGGGGGAGAGGCCCTTCGTGAAGCTATCGACACCTTTCTCCTGTGTTACCGCTCTACCCCGTGTCGTAGCGCACCTTCTGGTAAATCGTCTGCAGAGCTGTTGGTAGGCAGGAAGCTGCGTACCGCACTGGACTTGTTAAAACCTTCTGCACCACCAACACAGTCCAACCATTCTGCACAGGAGGCTCAATTTAATCGGAAGCATGGTACGAAGTCGATCAACTACGATGCCGGGGATTTGGTCTGGGCAAAACAACATCGAAACAATGCCTGGACATGGGAAGCTGGCCGAGTCATCGAGCGTGTTGGCCATGTCTTATACAACGTCTGGCTGACGGATGGCCAGAACCTAGTGCGCTCACACTGCAACCAACTTCGTAAGCGAAACTCTCCAGACCAGCCCGACCAACAACAATCTTCGGATTCAGTTCGCCTACCACTTGACATTCTGTTGGGTTCCTGCGGAATGAATCGAGCTGAAACCGAATCCACAACACCTGCGCCGGAAAAAGGTTCATTTCCGGGAATCATCCAGCCAACCGGAATTGGATCACTGTCAGCTGTTCAGCCACCAGGTGTACGTCGTCGTCGTTCTACAATTCCCCAAAACGCTACTACTCAGCCAGAACAAGTGCAGCCTCGCCTCTCTTCTCGCGTAAGAAGAGCACCCGTGAGGTATGCACCGTACCAGTTTTATTGA
- the LOC129756809 gene encoding uncharacterized protein LOC129756809, which yields MWFPNVFGLVILCGGGVLNFVSAFPNGNGGFQPNNYPQNQLDAWTQACRNFQQLSLQTQAAQSQYFAQNFPSFGLPPLPFVDVCSQASSFGGAGAGAGAGAGAFGHAGGSTFGTANRFGGSDNGGGNFQGVSVSSGSFPGGQSGTTVTHFGPGGSSTSHYGGGGAGGSFGTANRFGGAGGSQGSFGGFSSFGTGNGGFATANRFGDSGFGGGASVSSFGGSFPGNGGYATANRFGGGSFGGNNGGSFATASRFGDDGSNVYTAQGPNGAGISVSSVSDGFGNTKTQVHKHQY from the exons ATGTGGTTTCCGAATGTGTTTGGTTTGGTGATCTTGTGTGGTGGTGGTGTGCTGAACTTTGTCAGCG CTTTCCCCAACGGAAACGGCGGGTTCCAGCCAAATAACTACCCGCAGAATCAGCTGGACGCATGGACTCAAGCCTGCCGCAACTTCCAGCAACTTTCGCTCCAAACGCAGGCCGCCCAGAGCCAGTACTTTGCCCAGAACTTCCCCTCGTTTGGGCTTCCTCCGTTGCCGTTTGTGGACGTTTGCTCGCAGGCATCGTCGTTTGGTGGTGCGGGTGCGGGTGCTGGTGCTGGGGCAGGAGCCTTCGGACATGCTGGTGGATCGACGTTTGGAACGGCAAATCGTTTCGGTGGTTCCGACAATGGCGGTGGAAATTTCCAGGGTGTCAGTGTGAGCAGCGGTTCTTTTCCCGGGGGCCAATCGGGAACGACTGTGACACATTTTGGACCGGGTGGCTCCAGCACCAGCCACTACGGAGGAGGGGGAGCAGGGGGATCGTTTGGGACGGCTAATCGTTTCGGCGGTGCCGGAGGAAGTCAAGGAAGTTTCGGTGGTTTCAGCTCTTTTGGTACAGGAAATGGTGGATTCGCGACTGCTAATCGATTCGGGGACAGCGGATTCGGAGGTGGTGCTAGCGTGAGCTCGTTCGGTGGATCGTTCCCGGGAAATGGTGGATACGCTACGGCCAATCGATTCGGTGGTGGTTCGTTTGGCGGCAACAATGGAGGAAGCTTTGCCACCGCCAGCCGATTCGGGGATGATGGAAGCAATGTTTATACGGCACAAGGACCCAATGGGGCCGGTATCAGTGTGTCCAGTGTGAGTGACGGTTTTGGAAACACCAAAACGCAGGTCCACAAACATCAATATTAA